A section of the Carassius carassius chromosome 17, fCarCar2.1, whole genome shotgun sequence genome encodes:
- the LOC132160894 gene encoding serine/threonine-protein phosphatase 4 regulatory subunit 2-B-like: MFPLFSSSLSSTAAISSRFPTGDRDNNTDMEIDTLLEALKDFDKKVKKESTPVLDQFLCHIAKTGETLVSWCQFKSYFIFKLEKVMEDFQASAPEQRGSANPNVESVPFEEMKERILKIVNGYNGIPFTIQRLCELLTEPKRNYTGTEKFLRGVEKNVMVVSCIYPTSEKNGCSGVNRMNGVMLSGNISAFTERKVNGPGTPRPLNRQKHSMSSSLATNGLPDSTENKETNTAQGHSNSASDASVSGIDWPLGSSVKNKHLDDEEDEGMEAEEHEVKRLKFSQDGNDEEEDEDEVDQQVVERPRCTSANSSSDKSEDAESPSSMFQEGSEEEEESKPQGSAGGSEDQEPSSTQPECPVADSREAFTEREVPCGSDDSLEDPSDMDQSEQRAPAGVASSPEVREGEEPSEQVSSSSTDENASGPTSSSSSVESSTEGDSGSGALDSESAEEEPMEQD; encoded by the exons ATGTTTCCCCTCTTCTCTTCTTCACTGAGCTCAACAGCAGCCATCAGCTCTCGCTTTCCAACTGGAGACAGGGACAACAACACAGACATGGAGATAGACACTCTTCTGGAAGCTCTTAAAG ATTTCGACAAGAAGGTAAAGAAAGAGTCGACGCCGGTGTTGGATCAGTTTTTGTGCCATATCGCGAAAACCGGGGAAACCTT GGTTTCCTGGTGTCAGTTTAAAAGCTACTTCATATTCAAACTGGAGAAAGTAATGGAGGATTTCCAAGCATCGGCCCCAGAGCAGCGAGGGTCTGCTAACCCCAACGTAGAGTCGGTTCCTTTTGAAGAAATGAAGGAGAGAATTCTTAAGATAGTCAATGGATACAATGG GATCCCATTCACTATCCAGCGCTTGTGCGAGCTGCTCACTGAACCTAAGAGGAACTACACAGGGACAGAGAAATTTCTCAGAGGGGTAGAGAAG AATGTGATGGTGGTCAGTTGCATTTATCCTACATCCGA GAAGAATGGGTGCAGCGGTGTCAACAGAATGAATGGAGTCATGTTGTCAGGGAACATATCTGCCTTTACAGAAAG GAAAGTAAATGGTCCAGGAACGCCCAGACCATTAAACAGACAGAAACACTCCATGTCCAGTTCACTGGCCACAAATGGCCTTCCGGACAGTAcggaaaacaaagaaacaaacacagcACAAGGACACAGCAATTCGGCCAG TGATGCATCTGTATCGGGCATTGATTGGCCTCTCGGCAGCTCTGTAAAGAACAAACACTTGgatgatgaggaagatgagggaaTGGAGGCCGAGGAACATGAAGTAAAGAGGCTGAAATTCAGCCAGGATGGCAATGATGAAGAGGAGGACGAAGATGAAGTAGACCAGCAGGTTGTCGAGAGACCGAGATGTACATCAGCTAATAGCTCCTCAGATAAGTCAGAGGATGCCGAATCACCATCATCCATGTTTCAGGAGGGcagtgaggaagaggaggaaagtAAACCTCAAGGATCAGCTGGAGGCTCTGAGGACCAAG AGCCTTCCAGCACACAGCCTGAGTGTCCTGTGGCAGATTCCAGAGAGGCTTTTACTGAAAGAGAGGTTCCTTGTGGCTCTGATGACTCCTTAGAAGATCCCAGCGATatggaccaatcagagcagagagcCCCAGCGGGCGTGGCCTCTAGCCCTGAGGTGAGAGAAGGGGAGGAGCCAAGTGAGCAGGTCAGCAGCAGTAGCACTGATGAAAATGCCTCTGGACCCACATCCAGCAGCAGTAGCGTAGAGTCATCCACAGAGGGCGACTCTGGGTCAGGGGCCTTGGACTCGGAGAGTGCAGAGGAGGAGCCAATGGAGCAGGACTAG